The following are from one region of the Corylus avellana chromosome ca1, CavTom2PMs-1.0 genome:
- the LOC132174176 gene encoding agamous-like MADS-box protein AGL61 yields the protein MGSQKKMISKGRKSIGRQRIEIKQLEEESKKQVTFSKRRAGLFKKAAELCILCGAEVAVIAYSTHGNVFCFGHPDVGAVVDRYLTGNLCHSSESLDEVPVDDFNRQHAEAEKELEMEKKRLKEIERQAKEKVENNGGFWWEEAVDEDMGLEEMEQYLRALQEVRQKVAARVEEFRMMRASSLLSPVDMAAGGVENYFGSGNDFVIQDWEGGNGGSGFVGSHGFGYGFGHGQI from the coding sequence ATGGGTTcgcagaagaagatgatcagCAAAGGGAGGAAAAGCATAGGCCGACAAAGGATAGAAATCAAGCAACTTGAAGAGGAGAGCAAAAAACAGGTGACCTTCTCAAAGCGCCGCGCCGGACTCTTCAAGAAAGCTGCCGAGCTTTGCATATTGTGTGGCGCCGAAGTTGCCGTCATTGCCTACTCCACGCATGGCAACGTCTTCTGCTTCGGCCACCCCGACGTCGGAGCCGTTGTTGACCGCTATCTCACGGGGAACTTGTGTCACTCATCCGAGAGCCTTGATGAGGTGCCTGTGGATGATTTCAACAGGCAACACGCAGAGGCGGAGAAGGAGTTGGAAATGGAGAAGAAGCGTCTGAAGGAGATTGAGAGGCAGGCGAAGGAGAAGGTGGAAAACAATGGTGGTTTCTGGTGGGAGGAGGCGGTGGATGAGGATATGGGGTTGGAGGAGATGGAGCAGTACCTCAGGGCTTTGCAAGAGGTACGCCAGAAAGTGGCTGCCAGGGTGGAAGAGTTTAGGATGATGAGAGCGTCTTCTCTGCTGTCGCCAGTGGATATGGCGGCCGGAGGTgtagaaaattattttggttcGGGAAATGATTTTGTCATCCAGGATTGGGAAGGTGGCAATGGAGGTAGTGGGTTTGTTGGGTCTCATGGTTTTGGTTATGGTTTTGGACATGGGCAGATCTGA
- the LOC132167143 gene encoding uncharacterized protein At3g28850-like codes for MKGIMKGKLLKKLKSIRPIGYLKPDRILQAYAVSDGYVESHSENQSPKAQTELICKEMGPKKVVQSGVVVEEPEVVDVAELMRGLEDEDTDFDEDIENKENIGPPKSENSLRSEPEFRQNRASEASESRPGDCRQNPLSEIDISSFRRPELNSGSLFDPNLLAAFEQAVKEHVRISEAERRARTEQESLAQQNEEEEPPSKARRVDDEDDLNEDPLFGFEEKCPPGGADSVILYTTTLRGIRKTFEQCNSIRFLLESFRVLFFERDVSMHMEFKDEMWRVLDGKVKPLPPRLFIKGRYIGGAEEVLVLHEQGKLRPLFHGVPTDLSNGACEGCAGVRFVLCFNCNGSHRVVADDGKSNQCEVCNENGLILCPYCC; via the coding sequence ATGAAGGGAATTATGAAGGGAAAGTTATTGAAGAAGCTCAAATCGATTAGACCCATTGGGTATCTGAAACCAGATCGAATTCTTCAAGCATATGCAGTGTCAGATGGGTATGTTGAGTCTCATTCGGAGAATCAAAGCCCCAAGGCTCAGACCGAGTTGATTTGCAAAGAAATGGGGCCAAAGAAGGTCGTACAGAGCGGTGTGGTAGTGGAAGAGCCAGAGGTTGTCGATGTGGCGGAGCTTATGAGAGGTCTTGAAGACGAAGATACAGATTTCGAtgaagatattgaaaacaaagaGAACATCGGGCCACCGAAATCGGAGAATTCGTTGAGATCGGAGCCCGAATTTCGGCAGAACAGAGCATCGGAAGCATCGGAATCTAGGCCTGGTGATTGTAGACAAAACCCATTGTCGGAGATTGACATCTCGTCTTTCCGGCGGCCGGAATTGAACTCCGGAAGCCTCTTCGACCCGAACCTACTCGCCGCCTTTGAGCAAGCGGTGAAAGAGCATGTGCGAATCAGTGAAGCAGAGAGAAGAGCCAGAACAGAGCAAGAGAGCCTTGCACAACAGAACGAGGAAGAAGAGCCGCCATCGAAAGCACGTCGTGTTGACGATGAGGACGACCTCAACGAAGACCCTCTCTTCGGCTTCGAAGAGAAGTGCCCGCCGGGAGGCGCTGATTCTGTAATTCTCTACACGACGACGCTGCGAGGGATAAGGAAGACTTTCGAGCAGTGTAATAGCATTCGATTTCTTTTGGAGAGCTTCCGGGTTCTGTTTTTCGAGAGAGACGTGTCGATGCACATGGAGTTCAAGGACGAGATGTGGAGGGTTTTAGATGGAAAAGTAAAACCACTTCCGCCGAGGCTCTTCATAAAGGGGAGATACATCGGCGGAGCAGAGGAGGTTTTGGTGCTCCACGAGCAAGGGAAGCTCCGGCCGCTCTTTCATGGGGTTCCGACGGATCTGTCCAACGGCGCCTGCGAAGGGTGTGCCGGAGTTAGGTTTGTGCTCTGTTTCAACTGCAATGGAAGCCACAGAGTGGTTGCCGATGATGGAAAGTCAAATCAGTGCGAGGTGTGCAATGAAAATGGGTTAATTTTATGCCCCTATTGCTGCTGA